The genomic DNA TAAGGTGATGTCATTGTCTTCATATAAAGGCCATACCATTTTTGCCCTTATTTTATCATTGTTGTTTTTTCAAAATCCAATTTTAATAGCTTTGACAATTATTGGAGCTAATCTTCCGGATTTTGATCATAAGTTCAAAAAAGAAAAAGTATATCAAATGATTATAATTGGTTTAATAATCTTTATAGGACTTTATATATTTAATTTGCCTTATTATTTGGGTTTGATTATTGTATTTTTAGGGGCAGTATTCTTTTTTTCAGACCATAGAAGTTTAACACACTCTATTTTTGGTTTGTTTATCCTAACAGCAGCAGTTTCTTTAATCTTGATTTTTTCATATAATCTGGTTGTTAATTTCATTGCATTTCCAAAATTTAATCATTATTATGTCATGCTGCTGATAGTGATTTTATTGGGTTTCTTATTCTTGAATAAGAAAGTTTTTTTAGTATTTTTGCCTTTGTTGGTTATTGGAGCATTGCTTTTACCTAGGGGTGGATTGGACTATATTCAATTAAGTTTCGCAATATTCATTGGAATCTTAAGCCATATAATATTGGACTGTTTCACTCCCGCAGGAATAAAACCATTGGCTCCACTTTCTTCTAGAAAGGTTCATAGGAAATTTGCAATTGTTTGCATCTGTCTTCTTTTACCTATAGCTATCCTTTATTATTTTAATTTTGGAAACTTGTTCGTAGATTTGATTTTAAACTCTCTGAACACTTATAAAATTTCATGATATTTTTTTAAATCATGTTGATTTTTTCATTATTTTGGTGTAATAAGGAAAGATTTATAATAAATAATCATGTTAAATATAATTATAAAATTATATAATTTATCTAGTCATATTTTTATGGCTTAACTTATCGATGAGATGGAGCTTATTTAATGTTTTTTACTAGAATTAGTTATGGAATTATTTATTTCTTTGATTTAATTTATGAAATTATAAAAGCAACAGTTTCTGTTGCATTTAATGGTGTTATTGGAAGAAATATTGATCCTGTAGTTGTGGATGTAGAAACAATTTTAGAAAGACCTGTTTCACAAACAATCTTAGCTAATAGTATTTCTTTAACTCCTGGAACTTTATCTGTGGATCTTGATTCTGAAAATAAAATTATTAAAGTAGCTACTATTTCTCCAAGAAAAAAAGAAGAGATCATTCCTTTTGAAAAATACATTAAAAAGATGTTAGAATAATTCTTTTTTTCTTTAAATCTTTTTTAGAGATTATTTAACGTAAAAGTGGGATAGTATGGATATTTTATTTATTTCAAAATATGTTGTGGTAATTGCATTAATTATTATGATGTTTGCTGCATTAAGAGTGGGAGCATATAGAACATCTTCTATGGCTCTTTTGGGGAGCTCAGTAGCAGTCGTCGCCTTTGCTATAGCATTACTTTTCGTTGGGGACATGTACGCTATTGAATTTTACAAAGATATTTCAATGGCTTTAATATTCTTTGGTTTTGTAGGTACAGTTGCCTTTGCTATGACAATGGGGGGAGATAATTAATGTATATAGAATATATACAGTCAATTCTTCTTATAATCTCAGCTATTTTTATTATAATAGCTGCGATAGGTATTGTAAGTTTAAACAGAAATGGGAAAAATGTTGATTATGCTAGAATCCATATTGTAGGTGTTTTCGATATTGCAATAATTTTGGCAATGCTTGCAATTGGGCAGTGGCTTTTAGCAGGAATCTACTTCATTTTAGCACCTTTTACTGCACATGCAATCGGATATGCATTTTTCAAAAGTGAAGATAGTTTAAACAATCCAAATATTGAAAAGACTGATGAAGAAGAAGATGTGGAGATTGAAAGTCCTTTCATTCATCCAAAATCCAAAATTCAGGAATTGGAACAATCAACAGTTTTTGTTGACGATAGTGATGATATGGGATTGTCAGTAGCTACATTAGAGATAACTGAGGGGGAGTAAGATGTTAGATTATGTATTGATGATTATTACTGTTTTAAGTGCGGTTCTTGCTCTTGTCCAATCTGATTTATTAAAGGCAGCTATTTTAACTGGATTTTCTGGTGGAGCTTTAGCAGTTTTATTCCAAATTTTACTAGCTCCTGATGTTGCTTTAACACAAGCAATTGTGGGTGCAGCTATTATACCAGTATTTATAGCGTTAGCTGTTAAAAAAACTCAAAGGGAGGATAACTGATGGCATCTACACAATTGGCAGTTTTGATTACTGCGGGATTATTGGTAATTGTCGGATTATTTGCAGCTATTTTCCTTGACAACATTATTAAAAAGGTAATTGGAATTAGCTTTATTGAGGAAGGAGTTAATCTGTTTATTATTGGTATTGGATATAAAGCAGGAGGGGTAGTTCCTATTTTAATGCCTGGAATGGATAAAGGTTGGTTTGCAGCAAATGCAGCATATCCATTGCCATTCGGTTTAGTTTTAACAAGTATCGTAATCGGTGCAAGTACATTGGCTGTAATGCTTGCTCTGGTAATGGTACTTTACAAAAAATACGGAACTTTAAGTACTTCTGTAATGCTTGCCGACAATTCAAAAGGAGATGGTATTGATGAATGAGTTTATTCCACTTATGGTAATCATTCCTTTGATTTGTGCTTTACTTGTAAGTTCATTTTCAAAATTCAACAAGACAATTAAAGCCATAGCTATTGTCGTTGCGATTATAGTGCCTATAATTCCAATTATATCAAATTACGGTCTTCATTTCTTTGGCGGATATCCTCCAATGATTGATAATTTAACTGGAATTGTTTACCATCCGGCAATTACATATTCATTTGATATTTTACAAAAAATATTCATTGGTCTTTTAGGAATATTGGTCTTCCTTGTGGTTTTAATCTATATTAACAAATACAAGAAAGCATCTGGGCCATATGTATTCCTATTGTTTATGGGTATTGCCGCTGTAACTGCATTGCTATTGACAGACGATATTTTTAACATGTTCGTATTCTTCGAAATACTTGCATTGGCTCAAGTGGGTATTGTGGCAGCTTCCCCTATAGAAAACCATTATGAAATGGCTTTAAAATATATGATTTTAGGGGCTATTGGCAGTCCAATGATTCTATTGGGTATCGGATTTTTACTTGCAATTACTGGATCTGTAAACATAACTGATATTGTAATGGCAATCAAGGCAGGAAGAGTAGTAGTTAATTCTCCTGTATTCTTAATGAGCTGTGGTTTAATATTCTTCGGATGGTTATATGCATCTGGTTTACCACCATTCCATACCATAAAATCAGGTATGTACAGTAAAGCAGAGCCTCATGCTTCTGCATTGCTTCAGGCATTTACTGTAATTTCAATGGTTTCAATTGTTTTAATCATGTTTAGAATTTATAGTGTCGTACCATTCTTTGAAGTATTGCTTGTAGTATTTTCAGCTATTGCTATGATTTTAGGAGTAACAATGGCATTGACACAAACAGATTTCAGAAGAATGATAGGATTTTTAGCTGTTGGTGAATTGGGTTTCATTGGTTTAGGTATTGGTCTTGGAACTGAATTCGCTATTACTGCTGGTCTTTTCCAGGCTATAAATGAAATGGTTGTAACAGCTTCATTGTTCATAGGATTTGGTTTAATCGCATACTTATCTGGTGAGACAGACACTCGCAGGATGGGTGGTTTAATAGGTTATCATCCGAAAATTGCAATTTTGGTTTTAATTTCCGGTCTGGCTATGGCTGGTGTACCTCCGTTAAACGGTTTCCAAAGTAAATTAATGCTTAT from Methanobrevibacter sp. includes the following:
- the ehbF gene encoding energy conserving hydrogenase EhbF; its protein translation is MMNEFIPLMVIIPLICALLVSSFSKFNKTIKAIAIVVAIIVPIIPIISNYGLHFFGGYPPMIDNLTGIVYHPAITYSFDILQKIFIGLLGILVFLVVLIYINKYKKASGPYVFLLFMGIAAVTALLLTDDIFNMFVFFEILALAQVGIVAASPIENHYEMALKYMILGAIGSPMILLGIGFLLAITGSVNITDIVMAIKAGRVVVNSPVFLMSCGLIFFGWLYASGLPPFHTIKSGMYSKAEPHASALLQAFTVISMVSIVLIMFRIYSVVPFFEVLLVVFSAIAMILGVTMALTQTDFRRMIGFLAVGELGFIGLGIGLGTEFAITAGLFQAINEMVVTASLFIGFGLIAYLSGETDTRRMGGLIGYHPKIAILVLISGLAMAGVPPLNGFQSKLMLIQASLSCGYPELSLLAIIVSIATFVVFIKTYYTMFLRPKPNTLQIPDKKAPKSMVFALVIFLIIIVLLGLFPGIVTNGISQFVGGML
- a CDS encoding cation:proton antiporter subunit C, giving the protein MASTQLAVLITAGLLVIVGLFAAIFLDNIIKKVIGISFIEEGVNLFIIGIGYKAGGVVPILMPGMDKGWFAANAAYPLPFGLVLTSIVIGASTLAVMLALVMVLYKKYGTLSTSVMLADNSKGDGIDE
- a CDS encoding cation:proton antiporter produces the protein MYIEYIQSILLIISAIFIIIAAIGIVSLNRNGKNVDYARIHIVGVFDIAIILAMLAIGQWLLAGIYFILAPFTAHAIGYAFFKSEDSLNNPNIEKTDEEEDVEIESPFIHPKSKIQELEQSTVFVDDSDDMGLSVATLEITEGE
- a CDS encoding Na+/H+ antiporter subunit E produces the protein MFFTRISYGIIYFFDLIYEIIKATVSVAFNGVIGRNIDPVVVDVETILERPVSQTILANSISLTPGTLSVDLDSENKIIKVATISPRKKEEIIPFEKYIKKMLE
- a CDS encoding DUF4040 domain-containing protein — translated: MLDYVLMIITVLSAVLALVQSDLLKAAILTGFSGGALAVLFQILLAPDVALTQAIVGAAIIPVFIALAVKKTQREDN
- a CDS encoding metal-dependent hydrolase — protein: MSSYKGHTIFALILSLLFFQNPILIALTIIGANLPDFDHKFKKEKVYQMIIIGLIIFIGLYIFNLPYYLGLIIVFLGAVFFFSDHRSLTHSIFGLFILTAAVSLILIFSYNLVVNFIAFPKFNHYYVMLLIVILLGFLFLNKKVFLVFLPLLVIGALLLPRGGLDYIQLSFAIFIGILSHIILDCFTPAGIKPLAPLSSRKVHRKFAIVCICLLLPIAILYYFNFGNLFVDLILNSLNTYKIS